CTTGTTCCATAATGTCTTCTATGAGTAAAATGATGTTAGAATGAGAAGAGCCTCCTTCCACAGCCTTATGTGCTACTTCGCCAACCTCTTTGGCTCTTTTCTTCTCTCCTTAGCATCATCACCCTCACCCATTAACTCCTCCTCCTTTTCTTCTTCTCTTCAGTAAAGATATGACCGAAGACATTCAAATACGTCCAAAAAAAAAGATAAACGAAAGAAAATAACGTATTTGAATGTTGGTTCAAATCCCTAAATGTGTGGGATATGATCTATTATCTTAAATAGAAACAATAGAATAAAACATAAAATCAAGGAAAAACATGTATTTGAATATATTGACTTTTATCCCTAAATGTATAAAGTATGACTGAAGACATTATATCATGTATTTAAGATCAATCAAGAAAACTGTTTATTTGAACGATGATTTCAGTTCCTAAATGTGTGGATGTGACCGAAGACATGAAAACGCATTAATATATTTATGTTCTAATGTATTGATAGAGACTATACTATTGAAGATGTAAATTAATCATGTTGATTCTTTTTGCCAACAAACTAATCACGTTAAGTCGCGTTCTCACCTAGACTAGTTATATACTTATATGTTTAATTAGGGTTAAGTAATTATTTTCAATTAATTTCTCCGAGAACAGTTGACTCGTAAATCAGTCAAGTTCGTGAATATGATCTGTCGTTTATGATATACTTCTAGTTTTTTTCCCATGAAATTAAATTAAAATAAAATAATCGTGGATTACGCGTATCAAAATAAATTGTCGTGTATAATACGTGTTTAGAATCTTATTGTTTTAGAATTAAACTTTTATATTTTGTGGGTTTCAATTTTGAATAGCCGTAACAGTATGGCCCTTGTATAGCAGCATAGCATGCATAATATGCACATGACGTACGTACGTGCGAGTGAGTACACACATATGTCGTGTTAGTGGAGAGAATGCATTCTTTCGGGAGCATTAAACTACCGTAATAAATGTATCATTTTCTGTAATTTTCAATAACTTTTAACAAATAGTAATTCAATTGATTTTTTTTAATTTACAATTTTTTTCATAGAAAACACAAAAAATGCATCTTTCTGAAATAATTTTTTTTCTAAAAAATTTATCATTAAGGAATGGAATGAATATGTAATAATTATCAACAATTCAATTCTATCAGTTTTATGAAGATTCAACCACACTGAATCGTCTTATTAATTATTTAAAGATCTTCAAGTTCTTTTCTCCATCGTTAATCAAACTACTCAATTAAAATTGGCTCCACTAATCATAAAAATGATTTATGCAATGTTATTGTGGATGGTTTTATACAAAATAGACCTCCAATGGTCACAACTAGAAGCTAAGCTTGCGTAGGTTAAACGTAAAGCTGTCAAATGGGCGGGCTAACCATTGGTCGCCAATGTCCAAATATAAATGAGTTTAATTTGGTGACATCCATTTGTCCATGCAGATTATAAATGGACAAGAATCACATGACGAATGGGTAATGGGCGTTAATGGATTTGGACTATGTGGACATGGACGGTCCAATGGTCACAAAAAGCTAAAGTTTCTAAAATCTGAGTTTTCCCGCCAAAATCGCAAAATTGATTTTTCCGCTAAAATCTTAATATTAAGTTTTTTTTTGTCAAAACCATAAAATCAAGCATTCCAGCTAAAACCGCAAAATCAAAATATTTGCCAAAACCGTAAAATCGAGGTTTCTTGCCAAAATCGTAAAATTGAGTTTTCCCGCCAAAACTAAAAATTGATTTTTTTCCGCCAAAACCAAAAATCGATTTTTTCCGCCAAAACCGGAAATCGAGTTTTTCCGCCAAAACCGCAAAAACGAGTTTTTCCGCCAAAACCGCAAAATCGAGTNNNNNNNNNNNNNNNNNNNNNNNNNNNNNNNNNNNNNNNNNNNNNNNNNNNNNNNNNNNNNNNNNNNNNNNNNNNNNNNNNNNNNNNNNNNNNNNNNNNNNNNAGTTTTCCCGCCAAAACCGCAAAATCGAGTTTTTCCGCTAAAACCGCAAAAATCGAGTTTTCCTGCTAAAACCGCAAAAATCGAGTTTTCCCGTTAAAGCCTCAAAATCGGGGTTTCTCGCCAAAATCGGAAAATCTGGTTTTTTTTGCTAAAACTGAAAAAATCGATTTTCCCCGCCACAACCGCAAAATTGACTTTTTCCGCCAAAACCGCAAAATTTAAACTTTTCTTATATGGTCTATTATGGACTCTATGGCATCCCATGTAAACATGGGTGTTAGTGGGTCTAGTCTTTAATGGACGGTTCTTAACGGACATGGTCATTTTCTGACCGCAAACAATAAATGGACAAATGGATATGGGTTAATGGACGTGGACTAACCCAGTTTACGGCTCTAGTTAAACGGTTAAACCCATTGATCAAGTAGTAGAAGCTTAGCTTGAGTGGTTCTCTTACCGTTTACCCCGTGTTGCTCGAGTTGTACGATCCAAGAAAACTATCTGCTCTTCTTCATCGCTTTCCATTGGTAACTTGCTCGCCTATTAGCTCTGAAAGTTCACTACTTTCTAGAAATCTGACGACGATACACATTTTTAATAATTTTTATTTATTTTGTATTTTTTAAGAACCTTGTGTAATACTAGGAGTCTAGGAGGTCCTCTAATCTCATGCATGTAAAAAATGAACTACAATATACTGTATGATTTTTTCTGTTATTTATTTATAACATTCATAATAGCCAACTAGTACTGAATTCTTTTTTCCAACCCTGAAATTTCAGTGGAAGGATTTGAACTCTGGCCTCCCATAATCTAAGAGAAGTATTTCAGTTACCATAAACTGGTTAAGAAACACATGTTCTATAGTATTGAAGCCAAAACTTTTGGTTACGTAAGTGTTGCGCCTATTTGGAACTAGAGTAAAGAAGAGTGCTAGAACACGAGATGGAGTATTGAAAAAAAAGTAATTCGAATTGAGACTAGGGAAAATATTGGAGCTTAAAACTCACATTTGACAAAAAGAAGAAGCTAATTTGAATAAAACTCACATAATATATTAAGACAACAATGTAATCAGTTTCTGGATTTCACTTGGTCCATAATGTCTTCTATGAGTAAAGTGATGTTAGAATGAGAAGAGCCTCCTTTGTCCACAGCCTTATGTGCTAATTCTCCAAGCCCTTTGGCTCTTCTTCTTCTCTCCTTAGCGTCATCCGAATCACCCATTAACTCTTCCACTGCTTTCTTAACTCCCTCTTTATCCACCAATACTCCTATTTTCTCCTCTTCACCCCATATCATAGGCTCATCGACCCCAACTCTAACACCGGATTTTAACACCTGCACGACCAATTTCTCATTGGAGAATTGGTCAGCAAATAGCGGCCATGTAAGCAGTGGTAGACCAGATGTTATCCCCTCAAGAGTTGAGTTCCATCCACAATGGGTTAAGAACCCTCCTACAGACACATGTTGAAGAATAATCATTTGAGGAGACCATCCTTTGATGAGAAGGCCTCTCTCTTTGATTCTTTCTTCGAAACCGCTCTCCAAGATCCACTCAGCTAGCTCATCATACTTGTCCCAGCTTCTTATGACCCAAATGAAAGGTCTTTTGGATTCCTCAAGGCCTAGCCCGAGCTCCTTGAGCTGATCCAAGGTAAGATTGCAAATGCTACCAAGGCAAACATATAGCACTGACCCTTCTTCTTTAGAATCAAGCCATTTAAGACAATCTTCTTGGTTAATGTCTGCCTTCTTTCCCCTCTCAGCTTGATCTGCTCCCAACTTGTTGCACAAGGCAACAGGTCCAAGGGTCCATACTTTACCATCTCTGGCCTCCTTGAGTTCTTTGACATAAGCTGGTTCGAGCTCTTCAAAGGTGTTGACGATAACACCAAAGGATGTGGTGTCCGCCTCGTCCAAATTGCTAAGCACATCTTTCCAATCTCCCTCAGGATGTGTATCCACAGGAGCTTGAAGTTTTGTAAATTCAACTTTGTCAGGGAAAGAGGGAAGGAGGAAATACTCTTTGTCTGACTTTATATTCTCCAGCATCTCATGGTTATTGCGTAAAACATGCATACACAGAAGACAAAAGCTAGAAAAGCCATGGAAAACGATCTTTGGTATATTCAACCTCTTAGCAATTTTGTTTGTATAAAACAAACACATATCAGAAATGATACAGCTTGGTTGAGGTGTCATCTCATCAATAAGCTTCTGGACCGGTTCTTCGAGCATGTTAACCGCTTTAAGAAAAGTTGCCATCGACCCCATCGACTCAAGAAAATCTACGTTCTCTTGTCCTTCTGGTAAACCAGCTTCTTGATGTGGAAACTTGACATGCACCAGGTTGATGGACAAGCCAGACTCGATGGCACGGTGTAAGACGTTTTTGAACCTCGCTGCGTTGTTAGGAGTTGTGATGATTGTTATGGCCACACCACGCTGAGCCAAAAGCTTTGCAATATCGACCATGGGAATCATGTGGCCTTGAGCCATGAAGGGAAAGAGAACAAAGTGAAGCGAAGAATATGAGTGGTGGCTAACTTCAGAAGCCATGACTGCTAGTTTTTGGTTTGGTCTTGAGCAATGAGTGTGGTGCGTAAGCATATATATATATATATGTGCAAAAGAATCGTGTATAGTAACAAATATATTAGAGGAAGGAAAAGACCTTGACCAAAGTGACATAACTTATAACTGGTAAGAAATCATTTTAAATATGGTTGCCAATGATAACTTAATAAGTACTGGACTTTCACTGAATACTTTCATTACGTATTTTGTATTTCTTGACTATTTTGTATATTTAGATTTGCTTCTTAGTAAACTTTTACGTGCTGGCATAATTATGTATTTGGAATTAGACTCTTCCTTTTTTTCACAAATTTACAATATATCCTTCCTTTTCCGGAAATCTATAGGAATATATTTTTTTCTATAGGAATATATTGAACTCGAAAAGAAAGATGATCACCGAGAACAAAAAAAACATAAGAAGAAAATACACAATAGCTATTACTACAAGTTCAAAATATATCAGAGTAAAACCACAATAAATAAATACATGATAAACTAATAAACATTAAAAAAATTAAATTTATTTAAGCTGGTCAATGTAAAAACGACAACATTTAGTAAAATAATATTTTTCAAAAATTCCTAAAATTTAGTCTCAATAATATCATAAATTTATAGCTGTATAAATTCATGCATATTGTATATTTTTTTCAAAAAAAATACTTTTTATGCATATATACAAATTAATAAAAAAAATCTTAGAATTCTTTGTCTGTGATATAAATTCAAAATCTCTTAAAAAAATATATACCATTTTTTATACATAACTAATTTCAAATATATCGTAGTATTATCTTCAATTTCATATTCCAAATTGAGAAAAATAGCTGTTATTTGGAAAATACACTTATAAAAATACATCATTTTCATATACATTTTTTCAAAAATACATCATTATCATATACAAAATTAGATATGATAT
The DNA window shown above is from Brassica oleracea var. oleracea cultivar TO1000 chromosome C3, BOL, whole genome shotgun sequence and carries:
- the LOC106333509 gene encoding UDP-glycosyltransferase 73C3-like, translated to MASEVSHHSYSSLHFVLFPFMAQGHMIPMVDIAKLLAQRGVAITIITTPNNAARFKNVLHRAIESGLSINLVHVKFPHQEAGLPEGQENVDFLESMGSMATFLKAVNMLEEPVQKLIDEMTPQPSCIISDMCLFYTNKIAKRLNIPKIVFHGFSSFCLLCMHVLRNNHEMLENIKSDKEYFLLPSFPDKVEFTKLQAPVDTHPEGDWKDVLSNLDEADTTSFGVIVNTFEELEPAYVKELKEARDGKVWTLGPVALCNKLGADQAERGKKADINQEDCLKWLDSKEEGSVLYVCLGSICNLTLDQLKELGLGLEESKRPFIWVIRSWDKYDELAEWILESGFEERIKERGLLIKGWSPQMIILQHVSVGGFLTHCGWNSTLEGITSGLPLLTWPLFADQFSNEKLVVQVLKSGVRVGVDEPMIWGEEEKIGVLVDKEGVKKAVEELMGDSDDAKERRRRAKGLGELAHKAVDKGGSSHSNITLLIEDIMDQVKSRN